One window of the Streptococcus parasanguinis ATCC 15912 genome contains the following:
- the proC gene encoding pyrroline-5-carboxylate reductase, whose amino-acid sequence MKVAFIGLGNTGASLAKVVAKEVAATDLLLVNRSPQKVQDFISQYGGTASELEQAFQEAEVIFLGVKPYQICPLLEEYKGILAQRSNLLLVSMAAGLELEKMADVIQNDQLGLIRIMPNTPVAIGQGVISLARSQAVTDQQVSKVNQLLAGAGALYEIEEKLMDPATAVAGCGPAFVYQMIEAMADAGVGLGLTREQALQMVAQTFQGASQMVLETGEHPVRLRDAVCSPGGSTIAGVNRLEQVGLRGDIIAGVEAAYKRTQEMAQEAAKE is encoded by the coding sequence GAGCTAGTCTAGCCAAAGTAGTCGCAAAAGAAGTGGCTGCCACAGACTTGCTCTTGGTTAATCGTTCTCCACAAAAGGTGCAGGATTTTATCAGCCAGTATGGGGGAACGGCGTCTGAGCTTGAACAAGCCTTTCAAGAGGCTGAAGTAATCTTTTTAGGGGTCAAACCCTATCAGATTTGCCCTCTTTTAGAAGAGTATAAAGGCATCTTGGCTCAACGCTCTAATCTCTTGCTGGTTTCCATGGCCGCAGGCCTGGAACTAGAAAAGATGGCTGACGTGATCCAGAACGACCAGCTAGGGCTAATTCGCATCATGCCCAATACGCCTGTGGCCATTGGTCAAGGTGTTATCAGTCTGGCCCGCTCCCAAGCAGTGACAGACCAGCAAGTATCCAAAGTCAATCAGCTCTTAGCAGGAGCAGGGGCTCTCTATGAAATCGAAGAAAAATTGATGGATCCTGCAACGGCTGTCGCAGGCTGTGGGCCAGCCTTTGTCTATCAGATGATTGAAGCCATGGCAGATGCAGGAGTAGGATTAGGACTTACACGAGAGCAAGCCTTGCAGATGGTTGCACAAACCTTCCAAGGCGCTAGTCAAATGGTCCTAGAGACAGGCGAGCACCCAGTCCGCTTGCGAGATGCAGTTTGTAGCCCGGGTGGCTCTACCATCGCAGGAGTCAACCGTTTAGAGCAAGTCGGCTTACGGGGGGACATTATTGCAGGAGTGGAAGCAGCCTACAAACGCACCCAAGAAATGGCACAAGAGGCAGCGAAGGAATAG